One Massilia sp. 9096 genomic window carries:
- a CDS encoding choice-of-anchor Q domain-containing protein, giving the protein MKKLVTFASDIRINALLCCSATVLLTACGGAMNDTGGGAQAQTAAYVQSDVAGSDANSAATTPNAVDATAAQAAEAAGNGNFELVGYDTHPLAASTADAAVAPAAQDASTAEAAPANGAPRLLAMVSSVPTTTTTTTEAAAVTNTAQESATVQLSTPATTYNYYVSPTGNDSAAGSKAAPFKTLAKAAKMATKASTTVWVAPGTYAGGIKTTASGAASARIYWVSTTKWGAKVVPPSSSSNNNAWDNRGNYVSIIGFDIDGSNSGSGTAWTHGIYTGGSYGMIANNHIYNVAQKVACTSAGGSAIGVDSYYHGVLTDVIGNVVNDIGPKGCTYVQGIYFSTSGTIKNNLVYRVGAVAIHLWHDATNVTITNNTVTTSNFGMVIGGGDFYYNKTGANNVFVANNIVYDNKYGISEQGTTGKNNQYKNNLIYKNPSYNISLRNGLTASGTVSSDPLFKAYSTTAATPDFHLSSSSPAIGRGIATNAYATDLDGKARSASTGYDIGAYQH; this is encoded by the coding sequence ATGAAAAAACTAGTTACTTTTGCTTCGGACATCCGCATCAACGCCCTGCTGTGCTGCAGCGCCACGGTTCTCCTGACCGCGTGCGGCGGCGCCATGAACGACACCGGCGGCGGCGCGCAAGCGCAAACCGCCGCCTACGTGCAGAGCGATGTGGCTGGTTCCGACGCAAACAGTGCTGCCACGACGCCGAATGCGGTCGATGCAACCGCGGCGCAAGCGGCCGAAGCTGCCGGCAACGGCAACTTCGAACTGGTCGGCTACGACACCCATCCGCTGGCGGCATCCACCGCCGACGCGGCCGTTGCCCCTGCTGCGCAGGACGCATCGACCGCCGAGGCCGCGCCGGCAAATGGTGCGCCCCGTCTCCTGGCGATGGTCAGCAGCGTCCCGACTACGACTACAACCACGACTGAGGCAGCAGCTGTGACCAACACCGCGCAAGAAAGCGCCACCGTCCAGCTGTCGACCCCGGCCACGACCTACAACTACTACGTCTCGCCGACCGGCAACGACTCGGCCGCGGGCAGCAAGGCCGCACCGTTCAAGACCCTGGCCAAGGCCGCCAAGATGGCGACCAAGGCGAGCACTACCGTGTGGGTGGCCCCGGGCACCTACGCCGGCGGCATCAAGACCACCGCCAGCGGCGCCGCCTCGGCACGCATCTACTGGGTCTCGACCACCAAGTGGGGCGCCAAGGTGGTTCCGCCGTCGAGCTCGAGCAACAACAACGCCTGGGATAACCGCGGCAATTACGTCAGCATCATCGGCTTCGATATCGACGGCAGCAATTCGGGCAGCGGCACCGCCTGGACCCACGGTATCTACACCGGCGGTTCCTACGGCATGATCGCGAACAACCACATCTACAACGTGGCGCAGAAAGTGGCGTGCACCAGCGCCGGCGGTTCGGCGATCGGCGTGGACAGCTACTACCACGGCGTGCTGACCGACGTGATCGGCAACGTCGTCAACGACATCGGTCCGAAGGGCTGCACCTACGTCCAGGGTATCTATTTCTCGACCTCCGGCACCATCAAGAACAACCTGGTGTACCGCGTGGGCGCGGTGGCGATCCACCTATGGCACGACGCCACCAACGTGACCATCACCAACAACACGGTGACCACCTCGAACTTCGGCATGGTGATCGGCGGCGGCGACTTCTATTACAACAAGACCGGCGCCAACAACGTTTTCGTCGCGAACAACATCGTGTACGACAACAAGTACGGCATCTCGGAGCAGGGCACGACTGGCAAGAACAACCAGTACAAGAACAACCTGATCTACAAGAACCCGTCGTACAACATCTCGCTGCGCAACGGCCTGACCGCCAGCGGCACCGTGAGCTCGGATCCGCTGTTCAAGGCGTATTCGACCACCGCCGCGACGCCGGACTTCCACCTGAGCAGCAGTTCGCCGGCGATCGGGCGCGGCATCGCGACCAATGCCTACGCCACCGACCTGGACGGCAAGGCGCGCAGCGCCTCGACCGGCTACGACATCGGCGCTTATCAGCACTGA